The DNA segment CTGTTTATATGTTGATTCATCTTCACTTGctctcttgttgttttgttcattaTCTTGTGAAGTGTCATTCTAGGGGACGGCTTAGCCTTCAGCttcattgtgtttctctgtcttgttttgtgtgatgTAGGAAAtgcaaatttctttttttacttcaaagtAATCTAATGACTCTTGTATTCATTAACCAAATATCAAAGTCATTTGAGCCAACACTGCCTCTAGAAGGTAAAGACAAGAGTCAGTGTGAGTTCATCTGCAGCTGTCTGTCCTGAGAGCATTTAAACTTGTTTCCTGTTATGAGTCAGTCTGTGCAGGAGCATGTCAAAAGGGAAGTTTGGAAAAACCCTTTGACAACACCTTGGCACTGCTAAACAACATCTGAGCTTCAGAACGCTCAAAGAAGAAGACTCAGTGGTTCAGGCATAGTACCAGTGGTGAAGTGCCCTAGATTTAAACGCTTGCCACAATGCTGACCCACACTGAGGCTTTGTGCTGTTGCTGCACTCtgtctcattttctcttcctACTGCAGACTGTGTAGGAGGGGAACACAAAAAGGCAAATTCATGACAGGTGCAAACTCTTTATCTTGGTATTAGTGCATCGTCCTCTTATGATTCTAGCAGGCGATGGCATTTGTCTTCGGAAGtataaaaaccacaaactgtCTTGATTTTAGGTCGTCTCCTGCTTGACTGCCTAGCTGCTATCAGAtctcaaaataaaaagcagaaagaaaatgttgagcATTTAaacaattcattaaaatgtaataaaaaagagTTTCAGTAATACTTTTCGAGCTGTAGAAAATTCTTTGGTATCAGTTGTGTAGTAAGAACgttttgctgtattttctctgggccttgtcttgtttttttcacctTAAAACACTACACAACCATGAATGCAGTGCTTTAAATGGATCAAGTCATGTTTTGAACAAAGCATGTTGAATCAGAAGTTATTCAGAGTATGAGAGACGAACTGGTTGTTTTGGAGACcggagcagcacagaggagtcTGTCCTGCTAAAAGACCTTATGATTGGTTAATAAGTAAAGCATGATCTGGTAGGCTTGGCATTGACTCACAGTGGTCATGCTTCCAGAGCGCCGCTGTTTACCACCACTCCACTTGTTGTTCTTTCATTTCTGCAAATCAGATAGTGAGTTTTTCCCTGTGGTCATGGGATTTCTCCCTTTATCAGCGTGTTGGCCTGTGCTACGGGCTGTAAACCTCTGAGCAGCTCCGGAGATGTGCTGAAGGGACATTATTATTACCATGAAATGCCTTTTTGAGTTTGATTTTTAGGGATACAAATCCACTTCTGTGCTGCCAGAGACGAGCGAGCATTAAGACAGCATAACAGTGAAggactgttttgttttgtttttattttatttccagaggtgtaaaataatgttttggttCAAAGTTGGATGACCACAACTGGCAAGTAGGTTGAGAATGTTTGCGACTTGATGTGGATCGACTAGAAGAAGACAAAAATAGttcagacaggaaatgaatggaaatgaTAGATAGCAGTAACTTGAGCTAACTTTGACAGgcttgttttattcatctgaaCTGTGAGCTCagataaatatttgtttgttaattttgtcctgatttaatttctttattatcTTAGTGGGTGACTTTGAAAAGATCTGGCGTGAGCACTGTGAGGACGAGCAGACACTGAGCGAGTATGCGCTGGCCATGAAGAATCTCGCAGACAACCACTGGACCAAGAACTGCGAAGGAGAGGGACGCATCGAATGGTGTCGCAGGTATGGCCGACTTTTGATGTCTTCTCCTTGCAGTTTTTGGACCTCATGACAGTGATATTAGAAGTTACCAGTCATCCTCACTTTCACAGTAATGTGATGTTTTCCACTCCTGCAGTATTTGTCAAGAATATTTTTTGGATGGGGGGATGAAACGGATGTTAGACAAGGATGAGAAAAGTGCCACGCTCGCCATGGGTCTGACTGCAGCATCTGTAAGTGCCCAACCCCACAGCACTATCCCGAGGTAAGTTAAAGTGTTCTTAGTTTTCTATTTTATCTAACATAGCATTTATGTTCTGATTCCATACTCattatacagaatatatacTATTCTTTATAGTGTATTGGTCAATAGTAGCAAAGTTGAAGTTGACTTCAACTTTGTAATGTCactgataaaataaatgtttctgtttttggaGCTGTTTTACcaatatcatatttttaatatgtttaacTGTGAATATCAATATGAACAACAACACTTTCACTGACTTTAAGGATACTTCCTTTTTACCAATATGAATACACCACACCCTCAAAAACCGCAAGACTGTCTTTTCTTCAGCCGCTCTATGGCAGAGCAGGGAGATATGTTAAAAGCCTTTATTTAGAAGGTGATTCATTCTAATTCATAAATGCCTCTTAAAACACTGCAATTGTTTGTTGTTAAACTCCTTCGAAAAATATTCGAGACTTGTAAAGTAGAAATCTAGAATCAGATTAGATCGGTCAATATCattttctgctgcagaacagACGCACAACataacttgtgttttctgtatttctaaaCCACATATTTATAGTTTCCATTTTAAATGCTTTGTAAGTCGAATGTTTTTGGACTCATAATTATACATAGTCACTGAGTGTAGAACATATTCCGTCTGGAGCATTTCTGATCATTAAAATGGTTGTTTTCATATTCAGCAAGTATCTTAAAAAACACCCTCCTCACCACAATAATATTTTATGCTGTATTTATgcaatattttcagtttatttctttaaaacataatttctgtaAAATGTAGTAGAGAGTATATGTATTTATCTGTTGCATATAATGttcataaaaacatcaaaaatcaTTTATCCATTactatttaaatattcagtttgtttgccaataagctgcttttaaaaaaacatacagagtTAAGCTGggattatacattttttgctTCAGTCGACACTTCTTCcacatttgtgtttcagttcaatCTCTTATCTGAGAAAGATGCGTGTTCTTGACGTGGGAAGCTGCTTCAACCCGTTCTTGAAGTTTGATGAGTTCCTCACAGTTGGTATCGACATAGTGCCTGCAGTCGAGGTACCAGTGTGCCTTCTTTCTTTTGACAACATATTtgacacattaaatacataagGATTTCCTGTCTGGTTTCTGTGTTGCGATTACTGAGCAAAGCAAGAGCCAAGATGACTCATGCAGGGGtgtctgcattgtgtgtgtgcaggtgtgtgcatgtatgtgtgggCGTGGGCGTGGGCGtgggcgtgtgcgtgtgcgtaaaGAGTGTGTTCAGCAGAAAGCAGAACAAAAAGTGCTGTACATCCTGTTAGCTGCCTGTAATGTAACAACATCACAGCTCAGCTCGTATCACTCAGCTcgtatcaccaaaaactcttgaatctcgttgtccttccaagttgacatcttcatgtGTCTGTTACGTGTATGCCACCtctctttcatcctgagatagtAGTGTTCTTTTTagggtttttttcagtttcactgtCTGAAACACCGTCTGTTGTGTACTAAGAACATCATCACACTCCCACTTGCAAACGATGAATCCTCCTGATTATCTGGTgctgttctcacatgggctcacattctccagagtttttctaGGTTGCTGGCAAGAGAAACACCAGAGAATGCAGGCAGCAACTGATTCAGACATTtctgttctcacatacagtccctctggataatttcatgAGAttgtccggagttcagtgcatgtctaaaagcgGATTAAGAGGAGTGACATTGGTTGTAGGTGTAAAAGATCACATTTGAACCGTGATTTATGCTGTTTGTTCTGccttttctctgcttcagaGTGTGTACAAGTGTGACTTCCTCaacctccagctccagcagcctcTCCAGCTGGCAGGCGACGCAGTCGACGCCTTCCTCCGCCATCTCCACAACCCCATCGACGCCTTGCCCGCCCAGCTGTTCCACGTGGTGGTCTtctcactgctcctctcctACTTCCCTTCACCGTACCAGCGCTGGATCTGCTGCAAGAAGGCTCACGAGCTGCTCGAGCTGCATGGCCTTTTGCTCATCATCACGCCCGACTCGTCCCACCAAAACCGCCACGCCCTCATGATGCGCAGCTGGCGCGTGGCGGTGGAATCGCTGGGCTTCAAGCGCTACAAGTACGTCAAGTACTCCCACATGCATCTCATCGCCTTCCGCAAGGTGTCTCTGGCCACCACCAGTGACCTTGTGTCGCACAACTACCCGGAGATGCTCTACATCCCTCAGGACTTCCACTCCAATGAGGAGGACGACTGTGCCGACGTGCCAGTGCAGGTGCGCTCCGAGTTCGAGGATGACCAGCTGGCTTGGGGCTTCATGGAGCTACCTGACACGCCCTACGATTCAGATTCTGGAGAGAGCCAGAGCAGCTCGGTGCCCGGCTTTCACGAGCTCGAGGACCACATACTGCTTCAAAGCTAGGCTAAACCAGcgactccccctcctcccccatcaCCTCCCCTTCAAACTGCTGCGCTGCCAAATTTAACCTGCTGCATTCTTCTCCACCTgatcctccctctccctctcctccaatGCAGTTTGCACAGTGTGATAGAGAGTTTACAGATTAttttctcacatacacacacttctctgaaagtacacacacacacacacacacacaccacacaccacacacacacacacacacacacacacgaagaagGATATATTTTGATAAATAGATAGGTTTTCTAAGAGTCTTAAGAGTTGGAAAGTGAATTCCCTTACAATATCTTTACTCCCTGCTCCTCAATTTTCACCCCATCTTCCAATCAGCTCTCAATAACAAAAGTCAGCTTGTCTACATTCTGTACTCGGTCTCTGTTTGAATAAGCTAGTGTGGCAGGCTGCTTAGTATATATGCCAAATACAGCAACCCGATGCAGTCTGATGGTTCGATTGCACTGGAGGGACTGAGGTGGAATGACAGGACTTGGTACGCTTGCTTCTGTCACAGTCATGCAGCTCGACTTTCTGATAATCCTTGAtgtgcatttagtttttttccaaaacaaaagaataagaAGTTGATTGTTTTGAAATCTATATTCTCAGAACATTGGTGTTGTCCAGTGTAAAAGTGTGGCGGTGCCATTTTAACTTGGCATCCTCTGAATGATTTGTGTATCTTTTACAAGAACGTGGTATTTGtagcattttaaacattttcagaacCGTACAGTAGGAGTATTACTAGGTTTACTAATGTGAAACTGTAGCTGTTTACTCATTGTGTAACAAGGTACGATTGTTTCAAAGTAGGTATTacacttctctcctcctccttattGTCCTCAGAAATATCAACATTGAATTATCTCCTGTTAGATTTCCAGTATATTTTTACTCTCAAGCAGAGGAACATAGTACAACACTGCGAGTCAGTGACCATTTCAGCACCAGAATCCTTTGATGTAGTTTTGTAACTtggaaatgaaaatacattacGGTGTCATTTCGATCTGATCTCCTCACAGTCAGAAAATTCACCTGGACAGAAGAAATTTGCActaatttattgttttgtcgTAACCGAACCTCTGAACCAGGTGACATACTGTAGATTTTAGCAATAGCCAGCAAGACCAGATACGAAGACACTACCAGGTGAAACGTTAGCGTGTGTTGCCGCCTGTCCCTGAGCAGGCCCAATGTGTGACTGTGGTTGGGTTTGTCAGTGTGAATGAAGGAATACATTCacgtgatgttttttttcttttttcgccTGTGGCACTTTATCACTGATCCCAAAGGGTGttacaaaatgtaattattttcgTACGATGATGGTTTACAACCAATGCGATAGGCCCATAACATGATACCAGTGAGTCTAAGGTGCCTTCTTTGTTCACATTTCTGTTGCATTCCGACTTTCATGCCCTTGCAGAAAATTcaccacatttattttcaacagaAGCTATCAAGCATATCTGGATCTTAACAATGTACACAATCTATTCTCCTTTTGTCATATTAACAGTTAACAACAGTTCCAGTGTTGATGTAATGCAGTGTGTTGTTGCCATGTCCATATCAGTTTTCAGTAATGCACATCTctctgtttaaaaaagaaaaaaaaacatttaacagtatcCACACATACTCACTCTGAAGGTTGTTTTGTGACTGATTTTGGTGCATTTGTCTTCCAGTGTTTCTTTTAGCCAATTTGCATGAGATGGTTCATCTTcattatcaacattttcaacaatgcAGAACAATGTGTGCTTGTAGTACGGTTGTATCtttcttttataaatgaatGTAGATGTGAAGTGTcggtgtgttgttttttttgtgtgtattgtgcctttattttttttaatcatttactgCTTATGACGTTTTGAAGCGGTAATAGTGGCTCAAGTGGATCATTGGCTGAAAATATTAGTTGACATTAGAGATTGAAAACATGAATAGAGCAGAGATCGGTGTAATTGAGGCAGGATCACTTCATGTAGTAATACTGcacattaaatatatgaatCACACCATTTCCACAGGTACAAGACTGCATGGGTACATTGGAATACTTGCGTTTGTTACACAGTCAGCTTTTGtaggaaaaacagacaaagtaaAATAGCGGCACAAAACTATTAATAAATACTCCAAATACAGTGAAAAAATATCATAggtatatatctatatctagaattg comes from the Hippoglossus stenolepis isolate QCI-W04-F060 chromosome 5, HSTE1.2, whole genome shotgun sequence genome and includes:
- the bmt2 gene encoding S-adenosylmethionine sensor upstream of mTORC1 isoform X1, whose product is MDPRDNVETGETENQPELFYFPIPEEAPSKNEQEKLSVVVKNVHRKLRRKYREVGDFEKIWREHCEDEQTLSEYALAMKNLADNHWTKNCEGEGRIEWCRSICQEYFLDGGMKRMLDKDEKSATLAMGLTAASVSAQPHSTIPSSISYLRKMRVLDVGSCFNPFLKFDEFLTVGIDIVPAVESVYKCDFLNLQLQQPLQLAGDAVDAFLRHLHNPIDALPAQLFHVVVFSLLLSYFPSPYQRWICCKKAHELLELHGLLLIITPDSSHQNRHALMMRSWRVAVESLGFKRYKYVKYSHMHLIAFRKVSLATTSDLVSHNYPEMLYIPQDFHSNEEDDCADVPVQVRSEFEDDQLAWGFMELPDTPYDSDSGESQSSSVPGFHELEDHILLQS
- the bmt2 gene encoding S-adenosylmethionine sensor upstream of mTORC1 isoform X2; protein product: MGDFEKIWREHCEDEQTLSEYALAMKNLADNHWTKNCEGEGRIEWCRSICQEYFLDGGMKRMLDKDEKSATLAMGLTAASVSAQPHSTIPSSISYLRKMRVLDVGSCFNPFLKFDEFLTVGIDIVPAVESVYKCDFLNLQLQQPLQLAGDAVDAFLRHLHNPIDALPAQLFHVVVFSLLLSYFPSPYQRWICCKKAHELLELHGLLLIITPDSSHQNRHALMMRSWRVAVESLGFKRYKYVKYSHMHLIAFRKVSLATTSDLVSHNYPEMLYIPQDFHSNEEDDCADVPVQVRSEFEDDQLAWGFMELPDTPYDSDSGESQSSSVPGFHELEDHILLQS